Within the Poecilia reticulata strain Guanapo linkage group LG13, Guppy_female_1.0+MT, whole genome shotgun sequence genome, the region GAAGTATCAAAACAGGCAGACCCACCAAGTCCGACGGGGGAGGACGGGGTTTCCTggagccccctgctggacaTGGGGCCTCCGCTTACCCACCAGCCACAACCAGCCTGGCGGATATATTCAGGCAGGATCAGAGCCACTCCTGTGAGGAGGTGCCTGCGCTTTACTCAGACTGGATCCAGATTTACAGCAACCAGGCGTCGTCCACGCCTCCTCCGTGTCCGTCCCTTCCTCAGCAGCCTCCCCCGAAGCTGCTCCAGAGCTGCTCCAAAGCGCCCGACGGCCACCGCTgggaggaagagcagcagctggGCTCGAGATTCAGCAGCTTCATTACTGGCTCATTTccgcagccaatcagcaggCAGAGTCATCACCATCCCTCCACGCGCTCCTATCAGGCGTTTACGAACTTCAAACCTCAGAGCCTGGCTCCGCCTCTGACCCATCAGCACATGTATGGAGGCAATGCTGGAGCTGGAGGACACAGCTCAGTGGACCAGGTTGTCCCTTCACACCCTCAACCAATGTACTGGGAGGTCACTCAAGGTCAAGGTCAccgccatcatcatcatcatcatcatccgcAAATAGGACCTCAGACTTCCATGGGATACATCTCAGATCTGATCTACAATGCCGCCATTGTGACTAATTTTCTTGAGTTCTGATGACCAATGAACATATTTGGATCCATTGCTGTCCAGTTTAGtaaatgattaatcgttaactgaagtatacagatttaaaaagggCAATTTTGCTGAAAGAGCAACGCAGgtattaagccaaaactgtacaaaaaatatacatttttgcattaaaaaaacccTACCTTTGTCTGTGAATACCCTAAACTCCTAGAGTGGCACAGCTTCACCAGGttcaaattctaaaaaaatCCATCTGGTACCTAATTATTAGATCAGTTCTACACTGTAATGATGCTAAGttaagcagaaatatttttcagatgcAGATGATGATTGCTACAAAAGATCAAACATGCACTAAAtgaaaatacttattttattgcattttaggcaataaaatgtttaatttcttatttgaaaaaggaatagattcatgtttttttacatctttctatatatttctaaaattgtttATAAAAGACTTCAGTGGTTAAGagaatttttttatctgattaatcgattaaaaGTCAAAGAAACGGACAGAATAGTTAGTTACTAAATTAACAGTTACAGTCCTACctccaagttttttttgttcctatCCTTCTTGCCTGCTGATTTTATACCAGATAGTTAAGTAGTACTGCTGTTGTTGTCTGTCAGTTTAGTCGTACTGTTTtgtaatcaatatttttaaaaaattaggaCATTATTTGACACCTCCATTGTAATAATGTTTGTCTGAAGCTAAGTATTTTTGGATTTACACGTAGTAATTTATTAAACAAGGTTTGAGCCTTACTGAACTTTTTTGACTCCAGAATTCATGCGCATAGCACGGATGAGCTATATTTCACATCAGACCAAGTCAACCACAGTatggttattttgtttgtgacaaaataaatcCCACCTTTATTAAATCGGGTTTGAGTTAGTTCGCTAACTGGCTAACTAACAGGTTAACAATTTTTTTGGGTTAACTGTTTGGCTAACTGTTTGGTTATTATTTGACGAACTAGCCAGCTAGCTAACCTGCTAGGTAGCTAACTCTAACTGactccagttttatttttggaaagccGAGTCTTATAGAGTCAGtgaataatttaatgtaaaatctgtCTGGCAACATAAAGTAAAGTATAAGATGTCAAAAGCAACACCTCATGTTCAAATCTGATCACAGTCTTGCAGCACaccagtgtttttgttttcagctacCAATTGAAAAAAGTTGGATAGAATTTTTTGACCATTGCATTAAATTAGATTGGATTAGAAgagatttatttcaaacatgtcagaaaacacaaaacatcttTAATCCTTTTTGTCAAAACTTAATGAATTTTGTGCCAACAGCCCAACatcataagaaaaacaaataggtACATTTGACATGTGGTTTATACACTTATATTATTTGAGTAGCATTATTCTGGTTAAATGTTAATGTCCTATTGGTGTAGCTGATAAATCTGTAACTGCTTAACCTGCTTTAAgctcagtaatataatagtacatagtaaaatgcaaaatgcataaTGGCTTAAATAATgtaatgaaaatatgaagatttttaaactattttcagctgataaaaaaaggccttcaaccaaaactaatttacacAATAACTCgactgttttatttcatatacTGCTGAACATCAATAAAAATGCCAGATTAATTAAATGGCAGAttttactttatgaaaaaaaataaataaatctcagtcATCCACAATATAcaggaacttaaaaaaaaattaggtaaACTAATCCAAAAAATACATTAGTTTAGGAATCTTTTGTTGTACATCTTTGCTAGTCTTTAAATGTGGAGGTGGGCTGATTAAAAGCATCAGAAAGcagcaaacaaacataaatctattctaaatatttttaaatttagaaaatataaaaccattTGATCCACCTTCAAGTGAACCTTAAGCGAAGTTTTGTCCTCCCAGATGCAGGCTTGTGTTTTCCTGCATGACATGTTTAACTGCTGTGACCCATGAGTATTATCCTTCCACAGTAATACCGATTAAAATGATTACTTGGGGGTAAGATACGATGACAGGAATAATTATTTTCctatatcaaaatattttcgATAACTCTTTGTATTCTAAGAATCAGGGGGTTTAGATGGacaagaggaaatgaaaaagaaaaaagaaaaataagaactaAATTAAAGCCAGAGCTCAAGGTCTATCAGCTTACAGGCCGAGTAATTTGGCATGGATTTAAGTTTTGAAATATTACATGAGAGGGGTATAATACTGAGGCAAACATGACAGACAGGAGAGCTGGACACGGATCGCTCTATATCATAATCATCTTTAATACCAAATAATCTTTCAATAAACCTTTAATCCGGGTGTCAAATCTCAGATCTTAGGAGGATACTTTATTGTATTCCAGATGTGGTTACATCTTTTAATCCATCCACTGATATATCAGGACTTGACAAGAGTGGTGTggtttacaaaaacatgaattcatATCTGGAGAACAGATCAGGAAAAAACTGATCAGATTTTAAATTAGATGTGTGTTGTTGATCATCGAGGTATCAGAGTCTGATATTGCAGCTAgttaatgatttgtttttgttgcttttttgtctaGGCTGATTCCCAAACATCAAcctgaattaaagaaaataaaatactttacatctgttttcaactttttctgcAGGTGTAAACTTCTAGTTTTATTGAGtcttaatgaaaaaaatgtattagatATGATTGCATttgaaaacaaccaaacaaaaacatcaacaggatagaaaaacaaaaagattggAATAACAAACAAGTGAAGAATGTAAGTAACATGTTAAAACTTACAATCATGTTTGACTGGAGAAAGttcaacaaatgtatttaaaataaatagaattaataaaaaacaaaaatctaaacatctgtatgtagttgtttttttttacagttgctATGGTTCCCCTAGTTCTCCCTCCATGGTCCGGACCAGGACATAGAGCTCAGCCAGTCCAACTACAGATGCAGCAATAACAGCTGATATCACCctctgaaacaaacacaaggGATAATTAACAGAAGCCTGTGAGGGACAAATTTAACTCAATAAAAAAGTGCATTACTAAATGAAGTGTCTAGTAAATAtggctgaaatgttttgttaaaccGAGGAAGTTTTTAGCATGAAGGTTGAGCCTGACTGAGCTATtcacatgtaaatatttcacaatatgtCAAAGCAAAAGgtttactttttcacatgttgatgcaAGAAGTATTTCTTAAGCTCCAGATGAATCTTTTGGAACAAATGATGAGGCTTACACTAAATGAATgctatgtttttacattttaagcaattttgcattttcttatttaaaaaaggaattgaaacCTAGAGAAACTCCTTCTAGTTTACAAATCTAGAACATAGAAAGTACCATCTACTTTATAGAtctaacatccatccatccatccattttcttgcaccctttttccctcagtggggtcgggaggggtgctggtgcccatctccagccaacgtttcgggcgagaggcggggtacaccctggacaggtcgccagtctgtcacagggcaacacagagacacacaggacacacaaccacgcacactcacacctagggacaatttggagaggccaattaacctgacagtcatgtttttggactgtgggaggaaaccggagtacccggagaaaacccacgcagggagaacatgcaaactccatgcagaaagaccggggccgggaatcgaacccagaaccttcttgctgcaaggcaacagctctaccaactgcgccactgtgcagatCTAACATAGAGAACCAAAATCTAGtttttatcagaacaagaatccagagaaaccccCACTagtttattcttattaaacatggggaaccaatatgtagttttatacttttacctgtttgtctttcttttggtttgtttcatttgttttttcttcttattcgtgcaaagcactttgaactgccttgctgctgaaaatgttctaaataaataaaattaccttgaaaaaactgtttatgtgTATAGTTCAACATGCACACCGCAATTTCcagaatgttcttttttttgttgttaaaaattatttcaatctacactgttattaaaaaacaaggCAATAGCTGGAATAGATTAGAATTCATGTATGACTGAATGTTCCCTTACCGTTGCGgtttcagtaaataaatactGGCTTCCCATGTAGGAGCAAGCAAAAGCAGCAACTAAAGTCACCAGGAAGTTGAAAACAGTCACCACCACTGCTTTTACTGAGCGCACTGAGAAGAAAAGGGAATAAAACCAGTTCAAGTCACACAGTTTAAAGCCTGTTGCCAACATGAGCAAGAAAGAAGGCATCACACACTGACCTTGCTGACCAAAATCTGCAAGTGTGCCATTTCGGTTCATTTcctaacaataaaaacagaaatatttttgataagaaCATGGATGCAGGTTTAGTTCAGCATTGTGTTTTCTCATCCATACAGTTTTAACATGCACCTGAGTGTTGACATTACGCGTCATCCTGTTGTATTCCTCATTAGCCAGTTTCGCTTTGATCTTCTCAAGACGTGCCACTAACTCAGGATTCTGAAACAAGAACCAAAAGTTAAGACTTTAAATTCATTAAGACAATAAtgataccatttttttttaaattagggTCTTTGTGCTTTAATTGACATCTTGATTTGGCCTTATCTTATTGCCATATTTGATACAGTTGATTATAATAAACTCAACGATAGTCTAGAAAAGTAGTTAGGATTTATTGGTGCTCTGgtgaaatagttttattttatttggcagACTGAAGCTACTTTGTTTGTGCCAACTGTAAATATGAGCAAACAAAGATCAAATATGGAACTCCTCAGGGCTTTGTTCTTGGTGACTCTAAAACCAATGTT harbors:
- the sebox gene encoding homeobox protein SEBOX, coding for MAAFLDSEFPLIRQKQQKELVDPKMLFGDQEACRDGRSESTASSQEPDRCPALMEGQRKRKRTIFSRAQLSELEQAFAVTPYPDITLRERLAAHTHLPESKIQVWFQNRRARSIKTGRPTKSDGGGRGFLEPPAGHGASAYPPATTSLADIFRQDQSHSCEEVPALYSDWIQIYSNQASSTPPPCPSLPQQPPPKLLQSCSKAPDGHRWEEEQQLGSRFSSFITGSFPQPISRQSHHHPSTRSYQAFTNFKPQSLAPPLTHQHMYGGNAGAGGHSSVDQVVPSHPQPMYWEVTQGQGHRHHHHHHHPQIGPQTSMGYISDLIYNAAIVTNFLEF
- the vma12 gene encoding transmembrane protein 199, whose protein sequence is MASSFVVGDKFRCRVTELLGSPDSSLPEGLKEELMEILEKPKPTVLPFSTARKLKKHLQDKGHPFYLHQLLEDSSLHLPEVVKPPRNPELVARLEKIKAKLANEEYNRMTRNVNTQEMNRNGTLADFGQQVRSVKAVVVTVFNFLVTLVAAFACSYMGSQYLFTETATRVISAVIAASVVGLAELYVLVRTMEGELGEP